A stretch of DNA from Leptolyngbyaceae cyanobacterium:
CCCCGATAATGCCGCTCGAACAAGCGCGGTAAGTCTTCTGAGGGAATACCAGGCCCGTTATCACTAAAGGCTACTCCCTGGTAATTAACTTCAGATGATTGTCGTTTTAATCCAGCCTGAATGTAAACTTTTCCCCCGGCAGGAGTATACTTCAAAGCATTATCGATTAAATTACTAAAAACTTCTCGTAAAGCTTTAGAATTAGCGATTACCGAAGGTAAATTTTGGGTAATTTCTATTTTTAATTTTAGGTTTCGTTCTTGAGCAATTGCCTTCGCCGATACTAGCAATGGTTCTAAAATTGCTGTTACAGAGCAATGTTCCAAACTAGTATCAGACATTAATCCTGCTTCTGGTAATAACAATAAAGGTTTATTAGCAGAAATAGGTTCTCTATTAGTTTCAATTTCTTTTACTGACTCGATTTTCAGCGCCGGAGAAAGTGCTAGGGATTCTTCCTCTGTTCCATTCAATTCAATTACTCGCTCGAATTGTTGAAGCAACTCTTGAATGCGATCGCTTTCCCGTAAAATGCTGGTTGCCACATCTCGATTGCGATCGCCCGGTTGCAGTCGCTTCAACAGCAACTTCCCAAACGTCCGCAAAGCTGTCAAAGGATTGCGAAGTTGGTGCAGCAAATTATGCAAAAGGTCATTTTGTTGAGCTTGTAAATCTTTTTGTTGGGTAAATTGCTGTTTGAGCCATTGTGAACGCCGATCCAGAAGACACGCGATCGCCATAGTATGAGCAATTTTTTCTACCTGAACTCTCTCCGGCTCGCTCCAAACTCGATCCTCTCTTCCAGTCACCAAAAGTCCCATCACTACCCCTTCGTGAATCAAAGGCAAAACCATTTGGCGCTGTTGTAGCAAAGAACTATCTTCTTGAGAAGCACTGTCACTAGTTACTTGCTCATCCGGCAAAACAGAATCATCTTGAGGTGCTGCTAGCAGCAAGCGAGGTAGATTCTTCATCCTGGGCATCTCTTGAGGCAAAAAACCCATCGTCTCCCTGTTTTGCCACAGCACGCTAGGTTCTGGATAA
This window harbors:
- a CDS encoding GAF domain-containing sensor histidine kinase, whose amino-acid sequence is MPASSEFIALCQKQLALLSQTWGAAFSVVYLTEELAEESPTKLVPIVAYPEPSVLWQNRETMGFLPQEMPRMKNLPRLLLAAPQDDSVLPDEQVTSDSASQEDSSLLQQRQMVLPLIHEGVVMGLLVTGREDRVWSEPERVQVEKIAHTMAIACLLDRRSQWLKQQFTQQKDLQAQQNDLLHNLLHQLRNPLTALRTFGKLLLKRLQPGDRNRDVATSILRESDRIQELLQQFERVIELNGTEEESLALSPALKIESVKEIETNREPISANKPLLLLPEAGLMSDTSLEHCSVTAILEPLLVSAKAIAQERNLKLKIEITQNLPSVIANSKALREVFSNLIDNALKYTPAGGKVYIQAGLKRQSSEVNYQGVAFSDNGPGIPSEDLPRLFERHYRGVQAKTDIPGTGLGLAIAKDLVKQMHGEIEVFSPALYSTDNRKKPLKSEIARIAGMGTTFLVWLPEADFTNNN